Proteins from a single region of Theobroma cacao cultivar B97-61/B2 chromosome 10, Criollo_cocoa_genome_V2, whole genome shotgun sequence:
- the LOC18585845 gene encoding PHD finger protein ALFIN-LIKE 2: MASSSPCTVEEIFKDYSARRSALVRALTYDVDDFYSQCDPDKENLCLYGHPNESWEVALPAEEVPPELPEPALGINFARDGMNRKDWLSLVAVHSDCWLLSIAFYFGARLNRNERKRLFSMINDLPTVFEVVTGRKPVKDKPMVESASKSRNSAKRSIDGQPRSNPKLADESYEDDEEEQGDTFCGSCGGGYNSDEFWIGCDMCERWYHGKCVKITPAKAETIKFYKCPSCQKKARQ, translated from the exons atggcTTCTTCTAGTCCTTGCACTGTCGAAGAGATCTTCAAAGACTATAGCGCGCGACGCTCCGCTCTCGTTCGGGCACTCACTTACg ATGTAGATGATTTCTACTCGCAATGCGATCCAG ATAAGGAGAATTTGTGTTTGTATGGACACCCAAATGAGTCATGGGAGGTAGCTTTACCAGCAGAGGAAGTTCCACCGGAGCTCCCTGAGCCTGCCTTGGGTATAAATTTTGCAAGAGATGGGATGAATCGTAAAGACTGGCTTTCACTGGTTGCTGTGCATAGTGATTGTTGGTTGCTCTCCATAGCTTTCTATTTTGGAGCTCGACTTAATCGCAACGAGAG GAAGCGCTTATTTAGCATGATAAATGATCTTCCCACCGTCTTTGAAGTTGTAACTGGAAGGAAGCCTGTGAAAGACAAGCCTATGGTGGAGAGCGCCAGCAAATCACGAAACAGCGCAAAG AGGTCAATTGATGGACAGCCAAGGAGCAATCCTAAGTTAGCTGATGAAAGTTACGAGGATGATGAAGAAGAGCAGGGTGATACCTTTTGTGGGAGCTGTGGGGGAGGTTACAATTCTGATGAGTTTTGGATTGGTTGTGACATGTGTGAACGGTGGTACCATGGAAAGTGTGTGAAAATTACACCAGCAAAAGCAGAAACGATTAAGTTTTACAAATGTCCTTCATGCCAAAAAAAGGCAAGGCAGTAG